Proteins encoded in a region of the Panicum hallii strain FIL2 chromosome 3, PHallii_v3.1, whole genome shotgun sequence genome:
- the LOC112888171 gene encoding pentatricopeptide repeat-containing protein At4g14050, mitochondrial, producing the protein MLSPAAAAVRAAAGSPPAVRGAHARLLKEGLAHLPMAPALLVSAYARSGLLADARSVFDDAPRRDVHLYSALLAAVSHSPTPGLALPLLRRMLSDDALRPDHFVLASLASAAARLRSLRLGRQLHAHFVASPYSGDDVVKSSLIDMYCKCGVPEDARKVFDSIGVKNSVVWTALVSGYASNGYTDEAVELFRSMPARGLFTWTALISGFVKAGNNASAVRMFVEMRRDGVRIDDAFVLATAIGGVADLAALVLGRQLHGFALRLGFLSSMIVGNALVDMYSKCTDIHSAREVFEGITVRDIISWTTILVGEAQHGRAEEVLSLFDRMVHAGVKPNEVTFVGLIYACSHAGLVQKGRQLFESMKLEYGIKPGLQHYTCYLDLLSRSGHLSEAEELITTMPYEPDEASWGALLSACKKHNDAQMCLRVADNLLELRPKDPSTYILLSNVYAVNCKWDSVAKVRKIMAEMEIRKEPGYSWIEAGKEFRLFHAGEVPIDVREEITGFLEELVSEMRKRGYVPDTSSVMHDLEEHEKEQHLFLHSERLAVAFGILKSPPGSVIRIVKNLRVCGDCHTVMKFISEIAQRKIIVRDASRFHHFEGGKCSCSEFW; encoded by the coding sequence ATGCtctctcccgccgccgccgccgtccgcgccgCGGCGGGCTCGCCTCCGGCAGTCCGCGGCGCGCACGCGCGCCTCCTCAAGGAGGGGCTCGCCCACCTGCCCATGGCGCCTGCGCTCCTCGTCTCCGCCTACGCCAGGTCGGGCCTCCTCGCCGACGCCCGCAGCGTGTTCGACGATGCGCCGCGCCGGGACGTCCACCTATACTCCgcactcctcgccgccgtctcccactcccccacccccgggctcgcgctgccgctcctccgccgcatGCTCTCGGACGACGCGCTCCGCCCTGACCACTTCGTCCTCGCCTCcctcgccagcgccgccgccaggctGCGCAGCCTCCGCCTCGGCAGGCAGCTCCACGCCCACTTCGTCGCCTCCCCGTACAGCGGCGACGACGTCGTTAAGTCGTCGCTGATCGACATGTACTGCAAGTGCGGCGTACCCGAGGATGCCCGGAAGGTGTTCGACAGCATCGGTGTCAAGAACAGCGTCGTGTGGACTGCGCTGGTTTCTGGGTATGCGTCCAACGGCTACACCGACGAGGCGGTGGAGCTCTTCCGGAGCATGCCTGCACGTGGCCTCTTCACATGGACAGCGCTCATCTCTGGGTTTGTCAAGGCTGGAAACAATGCTAGTGCGGTGCGGATGTTTGTTGAGATGAGGCGGGATGGTGTCAGGATTGATGACGCATTCGTCTTGGCAACTGCAATCGGTGGTGTGGCAGACCTGGCTGCACTTGTGCTGGGCAGGCAGCTGCATGGTTTTGCCCTTAGGCTTGGGTTCTTGTCCAGCATGATTGTTGGGAATGCGTTGGTTGACATGTACTCCAAATGCACTGATATACATTCTGCTAGGGAAGTGTTTGAGGGGATCACAGTCCGTGACATCATCTCGTGGACGACAATTCTTGTTGGAGAGGCTCAGCACGGTCGAGCTGAGGAAGTATTATCTCTTTTTGACAGGATGGTTCATGCAGGAGTTAAGCCCAACGAGGTGACATTTGTTGGCTTGATTTATGCTTGTAGTCACGCTGGTCTTGTTCAGAAAGGCCGGCAGCTGTTTGAGTCAATGAAGCTGGAATATGGCATCAAGCCTGGACTGCAACACTATACTTGCTATCTGGACCTTCTTAGTCGGTCAGGCCATTTATCAGAAGCTGAAGAACTCATCACTACAATGCCATACGAGCCTGATGAAGCTAGTTGGGGGGCCTTATTGAGTGCCTGTAAGAAGCACAATGATGCTCAGATGTGTCTCAGGGTTGCTGATAATTTACTAGAATTGAGACCAAAAGATCCTTCAACATATATCTTGTTATCTAATGTGTATGCTGTGAATTGCAAGTGGGATTCTGTGGCCAAGGTAAGAAAGATCATGGCTGAGATGGAGATAAGAAAAGAGCCTGGGTATAGCTGGATTGAAGCTGGAAAGGAATTTCGTCTGTTCCATGCTGGGGAGGTTCCAATTGATGTTAGAGAAGAAATTACTGGTTTTCTTGAGGAATTGGTCTCAGAGATGCGCAAGAGGGGTTATGTCCCTGATACCAGCTCTGTGATGCACGACTTGGAAGAGCATGAGAAGGAGCAGCATCTGTTCCTGCACAGTGAGAGGCTGGCTGTTGCTTTTGGAATACTCAAGTCTCCTCCAGGATCAGTGATCCGGATTGTAAAGAATCTTCGGGTGTGTGGGGACTGCCATACAGTAATGAAGTTCATCAGTGAAATTGCACAGAGGAAGATCATCGTGAGAGATGCTAGTCGTTTCCACCATTTTGAGGGTGGGAAGTGCTCTTGTAGTGAATTCTGGTAG